In the genome of Brassica napus cultivar Da-Ae unplaced genomic scaffold, Da-Ae ScsIHWf_2810;HRSCAF=3587, whole genome shotgun sequence, one region contains:
- the LOC125602346 gene encoding OVARIAN TUMOR DOMAIN-containing deubiquitinating enzyme 11-like yields MDERNRNTFASASGGAGGSTSASSNSSFSSSVADTEDDQTIARILVEDESLRRDGMLGKRLSHLDSIPHIPRVNNQIPDINDATLDHDLLSVRLATYGLAELQMEGDGNCQFRALADQLFRNPDYHKHVRKHIVKQLKKQRKLYEGYVPMKYRHYSRKMKKPGEWGDHVTLQAAADRFEAKICLVTSFREQSYIEILPHNKNPLREAWPSFWSEVHYNSLYSSGDVPTRQYRKKQWLF; encoded by the exons ATGGATGAACGCAATAGGAATACATTTGCAAGTGCAAGTGGAGGAGCAGGGGGCAGTACAAGTGCGAGCTCCAACTCCAGTTTTAGTAGCAGTGTGGCGGATACAGAGGATGATCAGACCATTGCACGTATATTAGTTGAAGATGAGAGCTTAAGAAGAGATGGCATGCTTGGGAAGAGACTCTCTCATTTAGATTCTATCCCT CACATTCCTCGTGTTAACAATCAAATACCCGATATAAATGATGCAACATTAGACCATGATCTGCTCTCTGTGAG GTTGGCCACATATGGTTTAGCTGAACTACAGATGGAGGGGGATGGAAATTGCCAG TTCCGAGCTCTAGCAGACCAGCTTTTCCGCAATCCAGATTACCATAAGCATGTTAGGAAGCATATCGTAAAGCAG TTGAAAAAGCAACGAAAGTTATACGAAGGATATGTACCGATGAAATACAGACACTACAGCAGGAAGATGAAAAA ACCGGGTGAATGGGGAGATCACGTTACTCTTCAAGCTGCTGCAGATCGT TTTGAAGCGAAGATCTGCTTAGTCACATCATTTCGGGAACAATCCTACATCGAGATACTTCCCCATAACAAGAATCCTCTTAGAG AGGCTTGGCCTAGCTTCTGGAGCGAAGTTCATTACAATTCTCTATACTCTAGCGGAG ATGTTCCCACAAGACAATACAGGAAGAAGCAATGGCTCTTCTAG